One window from the genome of Choloepus didactylus isolate mChoDid1 chromosome 2, mChoDid1.pri, whole genome shotgun sequence encodes:
- the LOC119527648 gene encoding SPOC domain-containing protein 1-like — MPCGVKRVCYLGSGAVIQLLGAITHSQAGGPQLPELEALENLMEISSASPVRRPRRNKRPRARDPAGYQEGIHIQEVGAKHQGVSGSAWPHGFLHLGQGQEVCGGEGVTCEAVSPGARRRSLSSSPPSPQAPLPQCSPEDAEEEGPGEQGGQEEDAAQPQLQQEKLPLNIGVRDTVAQALQEVLQMRLQVLPHLAPTEEEVEGIAAGIEAALFHLTQGITCRYKAKYRSLVFNLRNPRNPDLFLKVVRGDVTPHSLVRMSSIQLAPQELARWRDQEEKRSLEIIEQQQRELCSPFPSTKLTHKGEVEIQRDTDQILTLEDLGGPTVSLDCSPLALPAASEDTTEQHEHHFLDPDCQICTDWEPLSEQPGSFKHARKQGDNVFQGSPSPAPEFSPTMPPNREKPPTEPQDRPQTLAGPTKALPSQPPWEGALDMFSIKRFRVKAQLVSGHNCQLIQTLPEVIRSAGCISPNTVWELLASICPAEAKDVSVVRLCPQGARDTQNCRLLYSYLNNKQRHSLAAVEHVGVVLLPLPAFQPLPARLRPLGGPGLEVTHSSLLLAVLLPKAGLPDTAGSSSWLGKVRKMVSFNRKVEMRCYHPESRRQDVALQDSPPPGGSLQGSQGKSSLTPRWTCGWQRSPRGRGRGWGEPEVWQGPGQGQWPSEPGWSRSRPPSSAAPAGQGPGRHLHRTSCPHQALLQHLESLVTMSHQLQASLWPPGQELLHLPSAAASQPPAPPGILGLLCQPPAAPEPPGPSP; from the exons AACTTGATGGAGATCAGCTCAGCCTCACCTGTCCGGAGGCCCAGGAGAAACAAAAGGCCCAGGGCCCGGGACCCTGCTGGGTACCAG GAGGGGATTCACATTCAGGAGGTCGGTGCCAAGCATCAAGGGGTGAGTGGTTCTGCCTGGCCCCACGGCTTCCTCCACTTGGGCCAGGGTCAGGAAGTGTGTGGGGGTGAAGGGGTGACCTGTGAGGCAGTGTCCCCTGGGGCCAGGAGACGCAGCCTCAGCTCCTCACCCCCTTCCCCTCAGGCCCCGCTTCCACAGTGCAGCCCAGAGGATGCTGAGGAGGAGGGGCCTGGTGAACAAGGGGGGCAGGAGGAAGACGCAG CTCAGCCTCAGCTCCAGCAGGAAAAGCTGCCCCTGAATATTGGGGTGCGGGACACTGTGGCCCAAGCCTTGCAGGAGGTGCTGCAGATGCG ACTCCAGGTGCTCCCACACCTGGCGCCGACTGAGGAGGAAGTGGAGGGCATCGCTGCTGGCATCGAGGCCGCCCTTTTCCACCTGACGCAAGGCATCACCTGCCGCTACAAGGCCAAATACCGCAGCCTGGTGTTCAACCTGCGCAACCCCAGGAACCCG GATCTCTTCCTCAAAGTGGTGCGTGGAGACGTCACCCCACACAGCCTGGTGCGAATGAGCTCCATCCAGCTGGCGCCTCAAGAGCTGGCCCGCTGGCGGGACCAGGAGGAGAAGAGG AGCCTGGAGATCATTGAGCAGCAGCAGCGGGAGCTGTGCAGCCCCTTCCCGTCCACCAAACTGACCCACAAGGGCGAGGTTGAGATCCAGAGGGACACTGACCAGATACTGACCTTGGAGGACCTGGGG GGCCCCACAGTGTCCCTAGACTGCAGCCCCCTGGCCCTGCCTGCTGCCTCGGAGGACACCACGGAGCAGCATGAGCACCACTTCCTGGACCCTGACTGCCAGATCTGCACGG ACTGGGAGCCCTTGAGTGAGCAGCCAGGCTCCTTCAAACATGCCAGGAAGCAAGGGGACAATGTCTTCCAGGGATCCCCAAGCCCAGCCCCTGAGTTCTCTCCAACGATGCCCCCAAACAGGGAGAAGCCACCCACGGAGCCCCAGGACAG GCCCCAGACTCTGGCTGGGCCCACAAAGGCCCTGCCCAGCCAGCCACCCTGGGAGGGGGCTCTAGACATGTTCTCCATCAAGCGGTTCCGGGTCAAGGCCCAGCTGGTCTCAGGGCACAACTGTCAGCTCATCCAG ACCCTGCCTGAGGTGATCCGCTCAGCCGGCTGCATCTCCCCCAACACTGTCTGGGAACTGTTGGCCAGCATCTGCCCAGCTGAGGCCAAG GACGTCAGTGTGGTCAGGCTGTGCCCCCAGGGGGCTCGGGACACCCAGAACTGCCGCCTGCTCTACTCCTACCTCAACAATAAGCAGCGTCACAGCCTGGCCGCTGTGGAACACGTTGGGGTGGTCCTGCTGCCCCTGCCGGCCTTCCAGCCCCTGCCCGCCAGACTGCGCCCTCTTGGGGGCCCAG GCCTGGAGGTCACTCACTCAAGCTTGTTGCTGGCTGTGCTGCTTCCCAAAGCGGGTCTACCAGACACAGCAGGGTCCAGCTCCTGGTTGGGGAAGGTTCGCAAGATGGTCTCCTTCAACAGGAAAGTGGAGATGAGATGCTACCACCCGGAGTCCAGGAGGCAGGATGTGGCCCTGCAGGACTCCCCTCCACCAGGGGGTTCCCTGCAGGGGAGCCAGGGCAAAAGCAGCCTGACTCCAAGATGGACTTGTGGTTGGCAGAGGTCCCCCAGAGGcagggggagagggtggggagagcCTGAGGTCTGGCAGGGCCCTGGGCAAGGGCAGTGGCCCTCAGAGCCGGGCTGGTCCCGGTCCCGGCCACCCTCTTCGGCAGCACCAGCTGGCCAAGGCCCTGGCCGGCACCTCCACAGGACCTCCTGTCCCCACCAAGCCCTGCTCCAGCACCTTGAATCCTTGGTGACCATGAGCCACCAGCTCCAAGCCTCATTGTGGCCCCCAGGCCAGGAGCTCTTGCACTTGCCCTCTGCAGCTGCTTCCCAGCCCCCTGCACCCCCTGGAATACTTGGCCTCCTCTGCCAGCCCCCTGCAGCTCCAGAGCCCCCTGGTCCGAGCCCCTGA